A single region of the Leptolyngbyaceae cyanobacterium genome encodes:
- a CDS encoding glycosyltransferase family 10, which yields MIKIFLADPMLHTPFINKQHVKFLNQHQIFITDDRTECDIIVSRRMRFLLPYRIQDILGKKQYLIWTHEPRFDTHFKNINEGFLWLKKVYIMNVYTGDIYLRNYTIYHWQINQNLPMLTQENFKEFKNKKVAALMLYRNNKYRWSLQKDGKELDLCYLRTRIALEGHKLNKIDIYGKGWPSGISIENSRGSGWSDRKGEILNNYHFNLCFENTNYPHYCTEKIWDSIRCGCLPIYYGNQNKIYEDFPKNSFLDYCDFKNPAELYEYIDQMDVEEFRRRMNLCIGVYNRIYQEKSSNIHVEEMLLKIVEKLKQITQYK from the coding sequence ATGATCAAAATCTTTCTTGCCGATCCAATGTTACATACGCCATTCATTAATAAACAACACGTTAAATTTCTAAATCAACATCAAATTTTTATTACCGACGATCGAACTGAGTGTGATATAATTGTAAGCCGTCGAATGAGATTTTTACTGCCCTACAGAATCCAAGATATCTTAGGAAAAAAACAATACTTAATTTGGACGCATGAGCCAAGATTTGATACCCATTTTAAAAATATAAATGAAGGGTTTTTATGGCTAAAGAAAGTCTATATAATGAATGTTTATACGGGAGATATATATTTAAGAAATTATACTATATATCACTGGCAAATTAATCAAAATTTACCAATGTTAACTCAAGAGAACTTCAAAGAATTTAAGAACAAAAAAGTAGCTGCTCTCATGTTATACAGAAATAATAAGTATAGATGGAGTTTACAAAAAGATGGGAAAGAATTAGACTTATGTTACCTAAGAACTCGCATAGCGCTAGAAGGACATAAGCTAAACAAAATAGATATTTATGGGAAAGGATGGCCATCTGGCATATCAATAGAAAACTCTAGGGGTAGTGGATGGTCAGACAGGAAAGGGGAAATCCTTAACAACTATCATTTTAATTTATGCTTTGAAAACACGAACTACCCTCATTACTGTACTGAAAAAATTTGGGATAGTATTAGATGTGGGTGTTTGCCTATCTATTATGGAAACCAGAATAAAATATATGAAGATTTTCCTAAAAACAGCTTTTTGGATTATTGCGATTTTAAAAATCCAGCAGAATTATATGAATATATAGATCAAATGGATGTAGAAGAATTTAGGAGGCGCATGAATCTTTGTATTGGTGTTTATAACAGGATATACCAAGAAAAATCATCAAATATTCATGTTGAAGAAATGCTTCTCAAGATTGTAGAAAAACTAAAACAAATCACCCAATATAAGTAA
- a CDS encoding sulfotransferase produces MPNFLIIGAPKAGTTALYQYLKQHPQIYMSPVKEPGFFAFEGMKLDSGMPFDRSLKERPTDSIERYQYLISNAITDLETYQDLFASVSNQIAIGEASPGYLYHPKACERIHHYIPDAKLIAILRHPVDRAYSSFVHRVQQNLEPITDFNQVIQKEDFRVKDVWWGTRHYVRVGFYCAQIKRYLDTFDKQQLKVYLYEDLASNPVKLIQDIFQFIGVDETVVPDVSTKHLVSGIPKSKFWHNFLNRKSPIKDILKQLIPAKIGKQITSDLRKRNLTKPPLSPDIRRQLIEVYKEDILNLQDLIDRDLSIWLK; encoded by the coding sequence ATGCCCAATTTTTTGATTATAGGCGCACCAAAAGCAGGAACAACCGCACTGTATCAATATCTCAAGCAGCATCCACAAATTTATATGAGTCCTGTAAAAGAGCCAGGTTTTTTTGCATTTGAGGGTATGAAACTAGATTCGGGAATGCCATTCGATCGCAGCCTCAAAGAGCGCCCTACAGACTCCATCGAACGCTATCAATATCTTATAAGTAATGCAATTACCGATTTAGAAACATATCAAGATCTGTTTGCATCAGTATCTAATCAAATAGCTATCGGTGAGGCATCACCTGGCTATTTATACCATCCAAAAGCCTGTGAGCGTATCCATCACTACATACCAGATGCTAAACTAATTGCTATACTACGTCACCCAGTTGACAGAGCTTACTCTTCGTTCGTTCACCGAGTTCAACAAAACCTTGAACCAATTACTGACTTTAATCAAGTAATACAGAAAGAAGATTTTAGAGTAAAAGATGTTTGGTGGGGTACTCGGCATTACGTGCGGGTCGGATTTTACTGCGCTCAGATTAAACGATATTTAGATACTTTTGATAAACAACAGCTAAAAGTTTATCTATATGAAGATTTAGCAAGCAATCCTGTAAAATTAATCCAGGATATATTTCAATTTATTGGTGTAGATGAAACAGTTGTGCCAGATGTCTCAACTAAACATTTAGTATCAGGTATTCCTAAAAGTAAGTTTTGGCATAACTTTTTGAATAGAAAAAGCCCAATCAAAGATATTTTAAAGCAGCTGATTCCAGCTAAAATAGGCAAACAGATTACTAGCGATCTTAGAAAGCGGAATCTTACCAAGCCGCCTCTTTCACCTGATATTCGCAGACAATTGATAGAGGTTTATAAAGAAGATATTTTGAACCTACAAGACCTGATTGATCGCGATCTTTCAATATGGCTAAAATAA
- a CDS encoding lipopolysaccharide biosynthesis protein: protein MSEIQNHNPSPNDPDRYFRTDHIEADLKRRSLRGGFVTMVGQVGKFILRTASTIILARLLTPQDYGLIGMVTVITGFLDQFKDLGLSLATIQRANINHKQVSTLFWLNIGLSCGLVLLTIALAPTIARFYGEPRLIWITIAIAAGFLIGGLAIQHQALLRRQMRFADLAAIDLTSMCVGLIVGTISAWYGLGYWSLVILLLSQTLTTTIGVWILCGWRPTWPVRHSGIRSMVTFGGNFTGFSLVNYFSRNMDNVIIGAYLGAEQLGLYAKAYQLLLLPIDQIALPLRSVAIPTLCRLQNDPKRYCAYYHKAILLMVSLGMPLVAFTMVTANNLIRTLLGPQWTDAVQMFQVLGVAAFLGTFNMAAGWVFISFGRTDRQFYWSAISSALTVISFIIGIRWGAIGVAAGYSISRVLLQIPGIVYAYQDSPLRLKDLGSTIFQPAISSIGAAIALMGIHIWLLKSSEGAIYLLVDSVLYILLYFGIWIILPHGRQEIMSILGLLKDLRGKQKSV, encoded by the coding sequence TTGTCCGAAATTCAGAACCACAATCCTTCTCCTAACGATCCCGATCGGTACTTTCGTACAGATCACATAGAAGCCGACCTAAAAAGGCGATCGCTTCGCGGTGGCTTCGTGACAATGGTTGGGCAGGTGGGCAAATTTATATTGAGAACAGCCTCAACTATTATCCTTGCCCGCTTACTAACGCCTCAAGACTACGGTCTGATAGGTATGGTTACGGTGATTACTGGCTTTTTAGACCAATTTAAAGACCTGGGCTTGTCCTTGGCAACTATCCAAAGAGCTAACATCAACCACAAGCAAGTCAGTACTCTGTTCTGGCTGAATATAGGGCTTAGCTGTGGGTTAGTATTGTTGACTATCGCTCTAGCTCCAACGATCGCGCGTTTCTACGGGGAACCCCGCCTGATCTGGATAACTATTGCGATCGCTGCTGGATTTTTAATTGGTGGGCTGGCTATCCAACACCAAGCCTTACTAAGAAGGCAAATGCGTTTTGCTGATTTGGCAGCGATCGACCTTACTTCTATGTGTGTTGGGTTAATTGTCGGAACTATTTCAGCGTGGTATGGGCTGGGCTACTGGTCACTGGTGATACTACTACTGAGCCAAACTTTAACCACTACTATAGGAGTTTGGATTTTGTGCGGTTGGCGACCAACTTGGCCAGTTCGACACTCTGGCATTCGTTCTATGGTAACTTTCGGAGGCAACTTTACCGGTTTTAGCTTGGTTAACTACTTCTCCCGCAATATGGATAACGTAATCATTGGAGCCTATTTGGGGGCAGAACAATTAGGTTTATATGCGAAAGCTTACCAGCTGCTATTGTTGCCGATCGATCAAATCGCTTTGCCACTCAGAAGCGTAGCTATCCCTACTCTTTGCCGCTTACAAAATGACCCCAAACGTTATTGCGCTTATTACCACAAGGCGATTCTTTTGATGGTTTCTCTGGGGATGCCACTAGTGGCATTTACGATGGTTACTGCTAATAATCTCATCCGCACCTTGTTGGGCCCCCAGTGGACGGACGCGGTTCAAATGTTTCAGGTGTTAGGAGTAGCAGCTTTTTTGGGTACTTTTAATATGGCAGCAGGATGGGTATTTATTTCTTTTGGTCGAACTGACCGTCAGTTTTATTGGAGTGCTATTTCGTCTGCATTAACGGTGATTAGTTTTATCATCGGGATTCGATGGGGTGCTATCGGTGTTGCCGCAGGCTATAGCATCTCTAGAGTGCTTCTACAAATACCTGGAATCGTTTACGCTTATCAAGATTCCCCCTTACGATTAAAGGATTTGGGTTCAACTATATTTCAACCTGCTATCTCCTCCATTGGTGCAGCAATTGCTCTCATGGGCATCCACATCTGGCTTCTAAAGAGTAGCGAAGGAGCAATATACTTGTTAGTTGATTCTGTATTGTATATCTTACTATATTTTGGCATCTGGATAATTCTTCCTCACGGCAGGCAAGAAATTATGAGTATATTAGGATTGCTAAAAGACCTTCGCGGCAAGCAAAAATCAGTTTAA
- a CDS encoding polysaccharide pyruvyl transferase family protein translates to MSFIAKIRRKVLEVAKIPGQASQNFWFAHERRNIKNQRKIIYALTPPPYWPNVGDQAQAIAIHAWLKNHFPTLPVIEVHKDECQDLLPALKSLVGPTDIFFLHSGGNLGDRGKWSESRRRLLITTFPNNQIVSLPQTIYFSDTPIGRQEQENTRRIYATHPKLTIMGRDPRSGEIAAQMFPNAQTFCRPDFVLSMPPREPKEQNNPPKALLCLRLDDESALKEEQRQEIGNRLPYKCQYYDTTLDKPIAAGEREAVLENTLDLFMSSDVVVTDRYHGLIFSVLCRKPCVVISTVDHKLTSAMDWFNEVPFVTLAQSIDEIPALVEHCLAIESREVPDWNAKYFDNIPAIIGLV, encoded by the coding sequence ATGAGCTTTATAGCAAAAATTCGTCGCAAAGTATTAGAAGTGGCAAAAATACCAGGGCAAGCTTCACAAAACTTTTGGTTTGCCCATGAGCGCAGAAATATTAAAAATCAAAGAAAAATCATTTATGCCTTAACACCGCCACCCTACTGGCCAAATGTAGGAGATCAAGCTCAGGCAATTGCCATTCATGCCTGGTTAAAAAACCATTTCCCCACGCTTCCTGTGATTGAAGTGCATAAGGATGAATGCCAAGATTTGTTACCAGCCTTAAAATCGCTTGTCGGGCCAACGGATATCTTTTTCTTACATAGCGGCGGAAATCTTGGCGATCGTGGAAAGTGGTCTGAGAGTCGGCGACGTTTACTCATCACTACATTCCCAAACAATCAAATCGTTAGTTTACCACAGACTATTTATTTCAGCGACACCCCAATTGGAAGGCAGGAACAGGAAAATACACGCCGAATTTATGCAACTCATCCAAAACTAACCATCATGGGTCGAGATCCGCGTAGTGGCGAAATTGCTGCCCAAATGTTTCCAAATGCTCAAACCTTTTGTCGGCCTGATTTTGTCTTATCCATGCCTCCGCGAGAGCCAAAAGAGCAGAACAATCCACCGAAAGCCCTTTTATGTTTGCGACTTGATGATGAATCTGCTTTAAAAGAAGAACAACGCCAAGAAATAGGAAATCGATTGCCATATAAATGTCAGTACTATGACACAACACTAGATAAACCAATTGCAGCGGGCGAACGAGAAGCTGTTTTGGAAAATACTCTCGATCTTTTTATGAGTTCAGACGTGGTTGTAACCGATCGCTATCACGGATTGATATTTTCAGTTCTATGTCGTAAGCCTTGCGTAGTAATAAGTACAGTCGATCACAAGTTGACTTCTGCTATGGATTGGTTCAATGAAGTTCCCTTTGTTACTTTGGCACAAAGTATTGATGAGATTCCTGCATTAGTTGAACATTGCTTGGCAATTGAAAGTCGAGAAGTACCCGATTGGAATGCTAAGTATTTTGATAATATACCTGCAATTATCGGCTTGGTATAA
- a CDS encoding glycosyltransferase: MRIAFLLDQFPTLSETFILNQIVGLIVDGHEVDIYADRPGDTAKVHHEVEKYRLLDRTYYTRIPSSRFERLVKGIELLLANFHKNPSVLINSLNIFKYSFSEYGEQARKLRLFYSVIPFLGKLPYDIIHCHYGRNGIRGLMLRELGILSGKLLTTFHGFDISSYLQKYGDRIYDRLFEKGDLFLPISEHWKGRLIELGCNEKKIIVHRMGIDCTKFLFNSPELLPQDKIKIVTIARLVGKKGVEYGIRAIATLAKLKPNIQYDIVGDGPLKENLQQLIYELDASHVVKLLGWKQQQELLEILKQAHIVLAPSITSKDGDQEGIPVILMEAMATGKLVVSTRYSGIPELIEDGTSGLLTEERDVKSLVEKLNYLIENPDIWANMALAGRVYVEKHYDIHKLNERLVEIYKQQLL; encoded by the coding sequence GTGAGAATAGCATTCCTTTTAGACCAGTTTCCGACTTTATCAGAAACCTTTATTTTGAATCAAATCGTAGGCTTAATCGTTGACGGACATGAGGTAGATATTTATGCTGACCGACCAGGCGATACAGCTAAAGTTCATCATGAAGTAGAGAAGTATCGACTGCTCGATCGTACATACTATACCCGAATACCATCTAGTCGATTTGAGCGACTGGTCAAAGGAATTGAATTGCTACTAGCTAATTTCCATAAAAACCCCTCAGTTTTAATCAATTCTCTGAACATATTTAAATACAGTTTCTCCGAATATGGAGAACAAGCAAGAAAGCTTCGATTGTTTTATTCGGTAATTCCCTTTTTGGGTAAATTGCCTTACGACATTATCCATTGCCACTACGGGCGCAATGGAATCCGAGGTTTAATGCTGCGCGAACTCGGCATCCTTTCCGGAAAGTTACTGACGACATTTCATGGCTTTGATATTTCCAGTTATCTTCAGAAGTACGGAGATCGGATTTACGATCGTTTATTTGAGAAAGGAGATTTATTTCTTCCTATTAGCGAACATTGGAAAGGTCGACTAATTGAATTAGGCTGCAATGAAAAAAAAATTATTGTCCACAGGATGGGAATTGATTGCACAAAATTTTTATTTAATTCACCAGAATTGCTGCCTCAAGATAAAATAAAGATTGTAACTATTGCCCGCTTAGTAGGGAAAAAAGGTGTAGAGTATGGCATTCGTGCCATCGCTACCTTAGCCAAACTCAAACCAAATATCCAGTATGATATTGTTGGCGATGGCCCATTGAAAGAAAATTTGCAACAACTTATTTATGAACTAGATGCTAGCCATGTAGTAAAGCTTTTAGGTTGGAAACAACAACAGGAGCTTTTAGAAATACTCAAACAAGCACATATCGTGCTGGCTCCTAGCATAACCAGCAAAGATGGCGATCAAGAAGGCATCCCTGTTATATTGATGGAGGCAATGGCTACAGGAAAACTAGTTGTCAGCACTAGATACAGTGGTATTCCCGAGCTAATCGAAGATGGGACTTCGGGACTTCTAACTGAAGAAAGGGATGTAAAGTCTTTAGTTGAAAAATTGAATTACCTAATCGAAAATCCCGATATTTGGGCTAATATGGCTCTTGCAGGCCGAGTATATGTAGAAAAGCACTACGATATTCATAAGTTAAACGAACGCCTAGTCGAAATATATAAGCAGCAATTATTATAA
- a CDS encoding glycosyltransferase family 2 protein, whose amino-acid sequence MGQLFEYSLVSVIIPTYNRAYLIASAIDSAIKQTYENLEIIVIDDASTDNTKEIVTSFDDQRIRYIIHPTNAGGAAARNTGIDAAKGKYLAFLDSDDVWLPNKIELQLAAIQNHPYPEKVVSYTQFKNDNGREVCIMPIRGKKDTENLADYLFVNDGQILTSILMFSRSLALTTKFRTQLKIHQDWDLCLRLEAQGAIFEFLEEPLTIWYNDRQSERISKSLDYQLSLNWIQEYQNLISSKANKGFLVKEVVPKLIKSEQRKLYATGLTLDAAIYRIISPYKFAVLMGRILISKRWRVKIKRMWKNNSG is encoded by the coding sequence GTGGGTCAGTTATTTGAATATTCACTTGTAAGCGTAATTATCCCAACTTATAATCGTGCCTACTTGATAGCATCTGCCATCGATAGTGCGATTAAACAAACATATGAAAATTTAGAGATAATAGTTATTGATGATGCTTCTACTGACAATACAAAGGAAATTGTAACTTCTTTTGATGACCAGCGAATTCGCTATATTATTCACCCAACTAACGCTGGTGGAGCAGCAGCCCGGAATACTGGTATTGATGCTGCCAAAGGAAAATATCTAGCCTTTTTAGATTCCGATGACGTTTGGTTACCCAATAAAATTGAGCTACAGTTAGCTGCGATTCAGAATCACCCTTACCCCGAAAAAGTAGTCAGTTACACTCAATTTAAAAATGATAACGGGCGAGAAGTATGTATTATGCCAATTAGGGGGAAGAAAGATACTGAAAATTTGGCTGACTATTTGTTCGTAAATGACGGGCAAATTTTAACAAGCATTCTGATGTTTTCCCGTTCACTAGCTTTGACTACCAAGTTCAGAACTCAACTTAAAATACACCAGGATTGGGATTTATGTCTAAGGCTTGAAGCACAAGGAGCAATTTTTGAATTTTTAGAAGAGCCTTTAACCATTTGGTATAACGATCGTCAAAGTGAACGAATATCAAAATCATTAGATTACCAATTATCACTCAACTGGATTCAGGAATACCAAAACCTAATTTCCAGTAAAGCAAATAAAGGATTTTTAGTAAAAGAGGTTGTGCCAAAACTGATTAAAAGCGAACAAAGAAAATTATATGCAACTGGATTAACTTTAGATGCAGCAATATATCGAATAATATCTCCTTACAAGTTCGCCGTACTAATGGGAAGAATTTTAATATCTAAAAGATGGCGTGTGAAAATAAAAAGGATGTGGAAAAATAACAGTGGCTAA
- a CDS encoding glycosyltransferase family 4 protein, which yields MKLLIVSKSDIKGGASRAAYRLYQGLNRIGINSQMLVQNKLSDDPSVLSPKTELVKKLMEFRETFEALPVKIYKQRKTNTFWPQWVPDRIKSKVNQIAPDLINLHWISRGYIQIETLANLNKPLVWTFHDMWPFTGGCHYSQDCNLYMQSCGKCPQLQSQNHWDLSRWVWHRKASAWEKLNLTIVTPSKWLAKCAQESSLFKDVRIEVIPYGLDIQKYQPIDRNLARQLLKLPQDKQLILFGAMSATSDRRKGFHLLQPALQSLSKSGWLDRAELVVLGSSGPKNEDNLSFPCHYLGQLSDDISLALVYAAADVFVAPSVEDNLPNTIMEALACGTPCVAFYIGGMPDMIEHQQNGYLAKPYQVEDLAQGIAWVLEDTERHQKLSHNARQKVEQEFALEMQAHRYLSIFTDILQLNRQGQLL from the coding sequence ATGAAGCTTTTAATTGTTTCTAAGTCCGATATTAAAGGAGGCGCTAGCCGTGCTGCTTATAGGCTTTATCAAGGGTTAAATAGAATCGGAATAAATTCTCAGATGCTAGTGCAGAATAAGCTGAGTGATGATCCCTCAGTCCTTAGCCCGAAAACTGAACTAGTGAAGAAGTTAATGGAATTTAGAGAAACTTTTGAAGCGTTGCCCGTAAAAATTTATAAGCAGCGTAAAACTAATACTTTTTGGCCTCAGTGGGTTCCCGATCGAATCAAATCAAAAGTTAATCAAATCGCTCCAGATTTGATTAACCTACATTGGATTAGTAGGGGGTATATACAAATAGAAACACTAGCAAATTTAAATAAACCTTTAGTATGGACTTTCCATGATATGTGGCCGTTTACAGGAGGATGCCATTACAGCCAAGATTGTAATTTATATATGCAATCGTGTGGCAAGTGTCCTCAACTTCAAAGTCAAAATCACTGGGATTTATCTAGATGGGTGTGGCACAGGAAAGCTAGTGCTTGGGAAAAGCTTAATTTAACAATTGTTACACCTAGCAAATGGCTGGCTAAATGTGCTCAAGAAAGCTCTCTTTTTAAAGATGTTAGGATCGAAGTAATTCCCTACGGTCTAGATATTCAGAAATATCAACCAATTGATCGAAACCTAGCAAGACAACTACTAAAGTTACCTCAAGATAAGCAACTAATACTTTTTGGTGCTATGAGTGCAACTAGCGATCGTCGCAAAGGATTCCATTTACTTCAACCAGCTTTACAAAGCTTAAGCAAGTCAGGATGGCTCGATCGAGCAGAACTAGTTGTACTAGGTTCATCTGGGCCAAAAAATGAGGACAACTTAAGTTTTCCATGTCACTATTTAGGCCAACTTAGCGATGATATATCTTTAGCACTCGTCTATGCAGCAGCAGATGTCTTCGTAGCTCCTTCAGTTGAAGATAATTTGCCCAATACAATTATGGAAGCTCTCGCTTGTGGCACCCCTTGCGTCGCCTTCTATATCGGCGGAATGCCTGACATGATCGAACACCAGCAGAACGGTTATTTAGCCAAACCTTATCAAGTTGAAGATTTAGCGCAAGGAATTGCCTGGGTGCTAGAAGATACAGAGCGACATCAAAAACTTTCTCATAACGCTCGTCAGAAAGTAGAACAAGAATTCGCATTGGAAATGCAAGCACATCGTTACTTATCTATTTTTACTGACATCTTGCAATTAAATCGTCAGGGACAATTACTCTAA
- a CDS encoding O-antigen ligase: MAKPQMAVRINYVNPFLSSIVRLSLAIEKWFAVALYFYFTEPFLALYAKEGYKWTDRVSFYLEKLLLLIVICLLLARWKQSLLILSKGKLLLLFVGITIISTLWSDFPSDTQKQAMSLAESTLFGVYFASRYSFKEQTRMITLAFVIASIFSILYVFGLPKFGITQVGGNAGNWRGIFVHKNTLGRMMVIAGLFFLTTAFSNKRNWMVLVCLGIAVQLILGTNSKSALVSFIFLIAILPLYRIFRWNSIISIPLYIIVVLTGGTAAQMLADNWNAALASIDKDPNLNGRIPIWQIVIERIQERPWLGYGYDGFWHGWEGKWSASLWRTITWLPDQAHNGFLDVVLELGLVGGIIFAILFGNAIFRSVEWIRLNRTLETFWPLAYMTYYVLMNMTQSILVTPYTFVWLIFVMISLTPVVDIYKNNEKYEK; this comes from the coding sequence ATGGCGAAACCACAAATGGCTGTTCGTATAAATTATGTAAATCCCTTTTTAAGTTCAATTGTAAGGTTGAGTCTAGCTATTGAAAAGTGGTTTGCAGTTGCATTATATTTTTATTTTACAGAGCCTTTTTTAGCCCTTTATGCTAAGGAAGGTTATAAATGGACTGATCGGGTGAGCTTTTACCTTGAAAAATTGTTATTACTAATAGTCATTTGTTTACTTTTGGCACGTTGGAAACAATCTCTTCTTATCCTCAGTAAAGGAAAATTGCTCCTATTATTTGTCGGAATTACTATAATATCTACACTCTGGTCAGACTTTCCAAGTGACACACAAAAACAAGCTATGAGTTTGGCAGAGTCAACTTTATTCGGAGTTTATTTTGCTTCTCGTTATAGCTTTAAAGAGCAGACACGGATGATAACGTTAGCCTTTGTAATAGCATCAATATTTAGTATATTATACGTTTTTGGACTACCAAAATTTGGCATCACTCAGGTTGGCGGAAATGCAGGAAATTGGCGGGGTATTTTTGTACATAAAAATACATTAGGACGCATGATGGTTATAGCCGGACTGTTTTTTTTGACTACAGCTTTTAGTAACAAAAGAAATTGGATGGTGTTGGTATGCCTTGGCATTGCGGTTCAACTGATTTTGGGTACAAACTCAAAATCTGCTTTAGTCAGCTTTATTTTTCTGATTGCTATCTTACCTCTATACAGAATTTTTCGATGGAATTCTATCATTTCCATCCCTCTTTATATAATAGTAGTCTTAACAGGTGGGACTGCCGCCCAGATGCTTGCTGACAATTGGAATGCAGCTTTAGCTTCTATAGATAAAGACCCTAACCTTAATGGACGCATTCCAATTTGGCAAATAGTAATTGAGAGGATTCAAGAGCGTCCTTGGTTGGGCTATGGCTATGATGGATTCTGGCATGGCTGGGAAGGCAAGTGGTCTGCAAGTCTCTGGCGTACAATTACTTGGCTGCCCGATCAAGCTCATAACGGTTTTTTAGATGTAGTACTTGAATTGGGTTTAGTAGGAGGAATAATTTTTGCTATTTTATTTGGAAATGCGATTTTCAGATCTGTAGAATGGATTCGCTTAAATAGAACATTAGAAACTTTTTGGCCTCTGGCATATATGACATACTACGTACTGATGAATATGACTCAATCCATATTAGTTACACCATACACTTTTGTGTGGTTAATATTTGTTATGATAAGCCTTACACCAGTAGTTGATATTTATAAAAACAACGAAAAATATGAAAAATAA
- a CDS encoding glycosyltransferase family 39 protein gives MKSYKNSLKFLIILLLLLGIFFRFFNLDKKIYWPDEAVTSLRISGYTRKELVQQAFNGHEINIEYLAKFKGINQDKTVIDTIKSLAVEEPQLPPLYFVVLRFWVQFFGDSVAAIRSFSAFISLFAFPCMYWLCRELFESPLVGWVAIGLIAISPFHLLYAQEARPYSLWIVTILLSSAALLRAIRLQTKFSWGIYAVCMTLGLYSFLFSGFVTIGHGIYVFIREGFRLTKIVTAFMLSSLAGLLALTPWTLAIMSNFSKTQGGTNWASQKASFISLTTMWAGNISRLFIDFGVGSDDPLPYFIPLIPFILILSILVVYSLYFIYRHTLKQVWLFIFILIAVTALTLILADLIIGGRRSGVARYLIPCYLGIQIAVAYLLANKLFSFNVNLKQQKFWKCAAVLLFVSGFLSCLISSQAQIWWNKGPKLTQYNLQASYIINQGTNSLLLSDDDPAYILSLSYLLYPKVRLQAVVKPRVIKISQKYSDLFLYKPSDEFRKILENEYNFKFEQNKELGSYQEKLWQLVKEN, from the coding sequence ATGAAAAGTTATAAAAATTCGTTAAAATTTTTAATTATTCTGTTACTGCTTCTGGGAATATTTTTTAGATTTTTCAATTTAGATAAAAAAATTTATTGGCCAGATGAAGCTGTTACTTCTTTAAGGATTTCGGGATACACGAGAAAAGAGTTAGTTCAACAAGCTTTTAATGGCCATGAAATTAACATTGAATATTTGGCTAAGTTCAAGGGTATTAACCAAGATAAAACTGTAATAGATACTATTAAGAGTTTAGCGGTTGAAGAACCTCAACTGCCGCCACTTTATTTTGTGGTGTTAAGATTTTGGGTGCAATTTTTTGGTGATTCTGTAGCAGCGATTAGAAGCTTTTCTGCCTTTATCAGCTTGTTTGCGTTTCCTTGTATGTATTGGCTATGCCGAGAGTTATTTGAATCGCCTTTGGTAGGATGGGTGGCAATCGGACTCATAGCAATTTCGCCATTTCATTTGTTATACGCTCAGGAAGCACGGCCATATAGTTTGTGGATAGTCACGATTTTACTATCCAGCGCAGCTTTGCTGCGAGCGATACGACTCCAAACTAAGTTTAGTTGGGGTATTTATGCGGTTTGTATGACACTGGGGCTTTATTCATTTTTATTTTCTGGGTTTGTCACTATAGGGCATGGAATTTATGTATTTATTAGAGAAGGCTTTAGATTAACTAAAATCGTAACAGCCTTTATGCTGTCATCGCTGGCAGGTCTGCTAGCATTGACACCTTGGACTTTAGCTATTATGAGTAATTTTTCCAAAACTCAAGGTGGTACAAACTGGGCGTCTCAGAAAGCTAGCTTTATATCTTTAACTACCATGTGGGCTGGTAATATTAGCCGTCTTTTTATTGATTTTGGTGTTGGCTCTGATGATCCTTTGCCATATTTTATTCCCCTAATACCCTTTATTTTAATTTTGTCTATTTTAGTAGTATATTCACTTTATTTCATTTACCGCCACACTTTGAAACAAGTGTGGTTATTTATTTTCATATTGATAGCAGTGACAGCCTTAACTTTAATCCTAGCTGATTTAATTATAGGGGGACGCAGATCGGGAGTTGCTCGGTACTTAATTCCCTGTTATCTGGGTATTCAGATAGCTGTTGCTTACTTGCTTGCCAATAAATTATTTTCGTTTAATGTTAACTTAAAGCAACAGAAATTTTGGAAATGTGCTGCTGTATTATTGTTCGTAAGTGGATTCTTGTCCTGCTTAATTAGCTCTCAAGCACAAATTTGGTGGAACAAAGGGCCAAAATTAACTCAATACAATTTGCAAGCATCCTATATTATTAATCAAGGTACAAACTCTCTTTTATTAAGTGATGACGATCCAGCTTATATTTTGTCTTTGAGCTATCTGCTATACCCGAAAGTGAGGCTTCAGGCAGTAGTTAAACCAAGAGTAATTAAAATTTCTCAAAAATATAGTGATTTATTTTTATACAAACCTTCGGATGAATTTCGCAAAATTCTTGAAAACGAGTACAATTTTAAATTTGAGCAAAACAAAGAATTAGGCAGTTATCAAGAGAAACTTTGGCAACTGGTTAAAGAGAATTAG